The Nicotiana tabacum cultivar K326 chromosome 1, ASM71507v2, whole genome shotgun sequence genome segment ATATTACGTTTTGAATTACATTGATGCAACCCAAAAACATAGTTCAACGGTCAAAGGGGTTCAAACTTTTAAGAGGTCGCTAGTTCAATTACCGCTTGCTACAGTCTCTTTTAACTTTTAAAGTTTTCTTTTTTGAACCGTTAGCAAAAATTCTGCCTCCGTTACTACTTGCAAGGTGACGGAACTAGCCCGGGTTCGTagatatataaaaagaaaatattattgatgagaTATGAATCCTTCAATTTAAAGGGAAAAGCAAAGTAATAAGATTGAGTAGGAGAGCTAAGTCATTAAAAGGATAAGTCTAGAGCATGTAATGAtgccaagaaaagaaaagaattttttttttatttcagctATAtcctgcttttatatggctttttggtaccgTCCCTTTTTGTCTATAttttattaatgtggtgcttatgcgtTCCTGAGACAAGGGTCTATTAGAAACAacatctctatcctcacaaggtagggataaggtctgtgtaggcactaccctccccaaaccccacggtatgggataatactgggtatgttattgttgttgttgtagtatgaAGCTTAGGTATATTTCTTGGCTTCTTTTGGTCCCAAGGAGATGGCCTAATGACTGAACCATGAGAGTAACAATCTGAAAGTCTTAACATTCAAATTCCAGCTACAATACTAAGTGTAGGTTCTTTGCTACAATACTGAGTGTAGGTTCTTTGCTCCAACTTTTGTGAGCAGGATTACCTTGGTACTGTACTTGTGAGTTTGAACAAGTTGACTTGAACATTACTTCTATAGAAAATGTATATTTTCGATTGACTTCTTCATCTATATGCTGTTGCTATGTCAAGTTCATTACCTAAGATAAGTTAAATAAAATGAAGTTGCTTTAGCGTGTAGATTACCAGTTGACTTTCCTTTTTCTATCTAATCCAAGAATATCCAGGCATGACTATTTCACACATCTATAATAACTTCtgactaggggtgttcataaaaacccgaaaaatcgaaccaaaccgaccaaaaaaaccgatactttttggtttggtttggttttggttttgaattttaaaaaccgatcaaatttggtttggttttggttttaatcagaaaaaaacccgaaccaaaccgactataggagtagctatttctaatttattattacacctatacatatgtatattgttatacaaagtttcaaaaaatttatggtaaatgctaatagtttgcacttttaatatagttctttacctttacattctagtttgattggtagttttcttttgtttagtgtAAGAATCCATTCCgtgttaaaaataacatatttttaattgagtccttaaattattcatcactatttgattcaattatcatcaatatattttgataaataatagatttttcaaagggcaattgatttgatagtgttacattgaaaatgtggtcgccggaatatttgtttggtagtgtatgtcttatatttaagaaaaaaccgacaaataaccgaaaaaaccgaaaaaccgatATAAACCGAATAgagaaaaaccgacttaattggtttggtttggttctaatatttgaaaaaccgacttatttggtttggtttctttttaggaaaaaaccgatccaaacaCCCCTACTTCTGACTAGCAAATAGAAAAAACTTCCAACAactatatatatacccatcaaacaTTCCAAAACACTTAAACAAAATCCAAACTCACATATAGTCAGCTATATTTCACTAGCACTGACATTGTCATGGCTCAATACAGGTCAACTCTCACTATAGTTGgccttatttttctcttctcttcatTCACCACTAATGCAAATGAACGCCCTGTTGATGAAAGACCTAAAGAAAAACAAAGCAATTCACAAGTCTATATTGTTCATTGTGAGTTCCCTGATCGCGAAGGCGCTAGCAGATATCAAGATTTAGATAGCTGGTATCTTTCTTTCTTGCCTGCAACAACCTCAGATAGCTCTCGTGAGGCGCCACGATTGATCTATTCCTATCGTAACGTTCTAACAGGTTTTGCAGCTAAGTTATCTCCAGATGATCTCAAGGAAATGGAGAAAAAGGAAGGATTTATTTCTGCACGCCCCGAAAGGCAACTTGATTTGCACACCACACATAGTCTCAATTTCTTGGGATTGCACCAGAACATGGGGTTCTGGAATGACTCAAATTATGGAAAAGGTGTGATCATTGGTGTCATTGACACAGGAGTTTTCCCCGACCACCCTTCATTTAGCGACGATGGGATGCCCCCACCCCCTGCTAAATGGAAGGGTAAGTGTGAATTTGATGTCCCAAAGTGTAACAACAAGCTCATTGGCGCGAGGTACTTTCAGTCCTCAGGGGATGGGACACCACTGGATGAAGATGGACATGGTACGCACACTGCTAGCACGGCTGCTGGAAATTTCGTGCCAGGTGCTAATATATTTGGCAATGCTAATGGAACTGCAGCGGGCGTTGCACCTCTAGCTCATGTTGCTATTTACAAAGTATGCTCCCCTATCACTTGTTCTGAAAGCGACACTTTGGCTGCAATGGATATGGCTATTGAAGATGGTGTCGATGTACTTTCGCTTTCCCTTGGTAGACTTACTAGTAATTTCTACTCTGACAACATTGCAGTTGGTGCATTTAGTGCAATGGAAAGGGGAATCTTTGTTAGTTGTTCTGCTGGAAATTCAGGACCATACAGGTTTACAATTTCTAATGAAGCGCCATGGATTTTAACAGTTGGTGCAAGTACGATAGACAGGAAAATTAAGGCTACTGCTGTGCTTGGAAACAACAAAGAATACGATGGAGAATCAGCTTTTCAACCTAGTGACTTTCCTCCAACACTGTTGCCTCTTGCCTATCCTGGAAACGATGCTAGTGACTCTTATGCAAAATTTTGTACCCCTGATTCGCTGAACAACATGAACGTCATGGGAAAGATAGTGTTGTGTGAGGTTGGTAATACAACACGAGTCAATAAAGGAAAAGCAGTGAAGGCTGCTGGAGGTGTTGCCATGATTCTTATGAATACAGAACTCCAAGCCAACACGACATCAGCTGAGGCACATGTCCTTCCCGTGACACACGTTAGCTATGCAGATGGCCTGAAAATCAAAGAGTATATAAACTCAACATTAATTCCTACTGCAACAATAGTATTCAAGGGAACTATAATCGGAGATGATCGTGCTCCAGTGGTTGCTGGATTTTCTTCCAGGGGTCCAAATTTTGCAAGTCCTGGAATTCTAAAACCGGACATTATTGGTCCTGGTGTTAACATCCTAGCAGCTTGGCATATTTCCTTAGAGAATAACATAAACACGAATTCTTATTTCAACATGATTTCAGGTACCTCAATGTCTTGTCCTCATCTCAGTGGCGTTGCAGCGCTGCTAAAAAGTGTTCACCCTGATTGGTCTCCAGCTGCAATTAAGTCAGCAATTATGACAACAGCCGATATCTTAAACCTCGGATTGGACTTCATCGAGGATCAAACGTACAATCCAGCTAGTGTCTTGGCAACAGGTTCAGGCCATGTTAATCCATCAAAAGCAAATGATCCTGGCCTGATATATGACATAGAACCAGCTGACTACGTACCTTATCTATGTGGTTTAAATTACACAGATGCACAAGTTGGGATCATTTTGAATCGCAAAGTTAGTTGTTCAGAGATAACTAGCATCTTAGAAGGTCAACTAAATTATCCATCATTTTCGATTAAAGTCACAGTCAGCTCAACTGCTCAAACATATTCAAGAACTGTAACGAACGTAGGACAAGCCAACTCGATATACAGTGTTGAAATTGATTCACCACCGGGCGTTGATGTGAAAGTTGAGCCAACTACACTTGCTTTTTCAGAGGTGAACCAAAAGTTGATCTATCAAGTGACATTTACACCTTCGGGTACTATTCCAAGTACCAGCTATAATCAGGGATCTCTAAAATGGATTTCTGACAAACACATTGTTCGGAGCCCAATTGCTGTGAGATTCCTCTTTTTCTAGAAAAAGGAAATGATGGAGCTAATCTCAGCGACATGCTGATTTTTCATTTGTAATAAAACATTTTCACATCATTTTTGCTTAATGGTGTGATGCTAACCTTGGTTTAAGATTCCGTTTATTTAGTCATGTTCCTTACAATGTAAATGtatcttcttctctttctttttcctttggtcatctcctggtttttctttttatcttttcttttaatgTCAATTTGATTTATCAGAGTATGTAACTAACTTTTCCGGACAAATAATGACATTGGAAATGTTCAATGCGAAATACGCATTTGGTTCTTTAATTGGCCATGATGCAAAAGCCAAGTTGACTCCTAATGGAAGGACAGCAAATTCAGAATTAAAAAGGTTGACTTTCGAGTATATTTTGAAGTTCTTCAGTAACTTGTTAACTCCAGCATTATGTTGAGCCTACTTTATATAGCTAGTTCTTATAAGTAGCAAATGAAAAGGACTTTGAGATATGGAAGTTTTATTAAATTCAACTCAACAAAAAAAGCCTTTAGCGAACAATATTTTTCCGCCAATCCAAACTACTTACAGTCCTTGCTCGTCATCTAAAATATTACTGTACACCTAAAATCAGCCATTGTTAGATATGTCGAGATTCATGTATCTCTTTGTCAAAGTGAATGGTGACATTGATATTGTGCTAGAGTAATCTTTTTTCTGTATAGCATtttgagtattttctttatactCCTATATGCTTATTTCCATTCTAAATGTGTGATGTGTAGTTTCATTATTATCCAAATGCCCCCCCCCCTAGGTTAGATCATGCTGGCAAAAGCTAGACTCTTTTGCATTGGAAAATCTATCTTCTATTTGTTAAAGCATCCTTGAATTGGAGCCTTTTTTTAACATATAACAGCTGATCCAAATTAGAAATTTTGTGCTTTGACTACTCGAGGAAGGATTCAGGAGCTTCTTTATCCCTGACATAGACACAatttttaatcatttaatttgTTTTTAGGTTGTCAATTGCACTTCAACTCATTTAAAAGCTCACTTCTATCAAAGAGGATATGCTATCATTCAGTTGCGAACTTGGATGAAAATAAAGAGAGCATTAGTAtaagcagaggcggatccaggatttaagcTCTATGGGGTCAACTTtaagagagaagggaaaaagaaaaagaaaactagaATGCCAATCTTGTAGTTTCACTAGACAAACACAGCTGCAATTGGACTTCTCACAAAGTGCCTATTAGAAGTCCATTTCAAGAATCCCTGTACAACATCATCAGTGTTTGAGTTATTGGTTGTCTTGGAAAAGGTCACTTGGTATGTTAACTTCTGGTTCAACTTGGAGAAAATTAGCTGGGAGGGATTAACATTAATGGCAACGCCTTTTGGAGAAACTATTTCCAACTTGTAAGTTGATGTAGCGTCACCAACGTTAGTCACAGTTCTGGTATATGTCTGAGGAGTTGATCCAAGtttgatggaaaatgaaggaTAATTTAGTTGTGCTTCAGGAATACTTTTCACCTTCAAGCAATCCAACTTCCGTTGCAACAAGCTACCTACCTCTCGATTTGTGTAGTTCAAACCGCATAAATAAGGTACATAGTCCTCAAATGGTGTATCATAAATTAGTCCTGGATCATTTGCTCTCGATGGATTAACATGTCACCAATTGCAAAGATATCAGCCGGAATCAACCTTTCATCTAATATTGGATTCTTGGCTAGGTTTAATGTATCAGCGGTTGTCATGATTGCGGACTTAATAGCAGCAGGAGACCAATTAGGATGTGCGCTCTTCAGCAAAGCTGCTATACCACTAAGGTGAGGACAAGACATTGAGGTTCCAGATATAATATTGAATGTTGATTTTGTGTTCTTGTTGTCATCCAAGGAGGTAGGCCAAGCAGCAAGGATGTTAACCCCTGGACCAATTATGTCAGGTTTCAAGATGCCAGGACTAGCTACGCTTGGTCCGCGAGCAGAAAATGAAGCAACTATGGGAGCATTTTTGTCGCCAATTATCGTCCCTTGGAACGTGATTGTAGCAACAGGATTTGATGTTGAGTTCATATAGGCCTGAATTTTCGTTCCAGATACATCTGAAACATCTAACGATGGAAGCACAAGCGCATCAGCTGATTTAGTGACACCATCATCTGGTTCATTGATGATAATCATGCCAACACCTCCAGCATCCTTTACAGCTTGTCCTTTATCAACCCTGCGAACGCCACCACCAACCAGGCACAAGACTATCTTTCCTCTTATAGCAGGGTCAGTGAGTGACCCTGGTTTGCGATAAGGGGCCTCAAATTCATCACTTGCATTCTTTCCAGCATCAAATAGAAGGAAGAATGTTGAGTTGGAAGTCTTTGGACGATAAGCAGATTCTCCTTCAAATTCCTCTTTATTTCCAAGCTTAACAGTGGCCTTTAGTTTTCTATCATGAGTGCTGGCGCCTACTGTGAGAATCCATGGCGCGTCATTTGTTACAAATCCATTGGGATGGACCATTATTGCCTGCAGAACAACTAACAAGAATACCTCTTTCTGTTGCACTATACGCCCCAAGAGCAATAGGGTCATTATGGAAAGGACTCGAACGACTTCCACCAATGGATATTGAAAGGATATCTACACCATCATCTATAGCTGCATCCATGGCAGCTAAAATATCAACATCAGCACAACCATCAGAAGTGCATACCTTATATATGGCTATGTGTGCAAGAGGGGCAACACCAACTGCTGTGCCATTGGCATTCCCATAGACATTGGCACCTTTCACAAAGGCTCCTGCGGCTGTGCCCGCTGTGTGTGTACCATGTCCATCATCATCTATTGGGGAACTATTAGGCAAGTTGATAAGACCTGAGTCCTATGAGCTTGTTGTTACACTTGGTCGTGAAATTAGACTCACAAACTCCTTTCCACTTAGCAGGCGGGGGAGGCATCCCAACGTCGCTAAATGAAGGATGGTCAGGGAAAATTCCAGTGTCCAAAACTCCGATGATCACGCCTTTCCCATAGTTGGAATCCTTCCACAAGCCCATGTTCTGTTGCAAACCAAGAAAACTTGGAGTATGAGTAGTGTGCAAGGGCAATATCCTCTGTGGCTGAGCAGAAACAAAGCCTTGTTTCTTCTCCATTTCCTTCACTTGTGCAGCAGTTAATCTTGCTGCAAAGCCTTTCATCACATTGTGATAGGAATAGATCATTCTTGGCTCTTCATTTtcacttgagctaattgttgtaGTTTTAGGCAAAAAAGAATGGTAATAGCTCTCTAAATCCATTGATGATGATGATTGAGTAGAAATTTGGCTTTATGGGGATTCAACTTGGACTATATAAGTCTCTAAATCACTCTGAGTACTAGGCCATAGGAAAGTGCAAAAGATGCAGAATAGAAGGATTTTCAAGAATCCCATGGATGCAACTGATGTtgtatttggaaagtgaatttGATGAGCTTTTGTGTTTGGTGTTAATGTCTATATATTGTGCTTTGTCCTTGAGCTATTCACAATTTCATATTCATGACTTTAGTTTCCCCCACTTGCAAAATCAATCAAGAAATCTTGTGCATATGTTGGAAGGAGTCTTTTTGGTCACACTGCAAGACTTAATTGTGCCCCTTATTTTGGTTAGAACTTAGAACCATTATATTCTTGTGGAAAAAGGACCATGTGGGGAAGAAAATTAAATTGTACTAAAGGATTTAATGAAAAGAAAGGCCACTAGTGTGAACGAAGACTAGCTAAATAGAACTGTATTATaaagtgatttttattttttttcaaattggaaATAGCATTTTATCTTTTTAAGGTAATAGTAAAGTCTGTGTTCACACTATTCTCTCCTTCTCTGACATTACTTGTGGAATTATACTGTACTTGTTATTGTTGTCGTACCATCCACTGGAAATTTGTTCTCGAATAGTTTATCTAATGATGTCTTAGAAAGACATTATTCCTCCCTGCAAGTTTACTTATATTTGGAAACAATGAAAGTCTTTCTAATTACAAATGTTTTAACTACTAAATCACTTTGTTAACAAATGATATCTTTATAAGACCACAACGATTGCCTAACCCCATACATTTTTTATTTGTAATAAAAAGTTGCAAATATTCTATGTAAGATAGACCAACTAACTAGATATTGAAGCATAGATGTTGTTCTAGAAACTTGAAGATATTtacattttttttactttttgtccTTTTGGAGAATGATATATAAAGATATTCACTAGGGTAAAGTAGTAATGGCACCAATAAATAATGGGCCGCTcacaggggcggagctagagtaTTCCgagcgggttcggccgaacccggtAGCTTTAGTTCGAACCctatatttatcttaaaaaatttattgaatatatataaattattaatttagaacccactAGTTTAATACGACTAGAATTCCGAACCCATAAACTTGAAATTCTAACTCCGCCTCTGGCCGCTCATGGTGGCGGAGCCAGATGTATTCAAGGGGTGTCAGCCGACACTTCTTCGAcgaaaaattatactatataATTAGGTAACATTTTTTAATGTATATACTATATATTGACACCCTTTAGTTTTTTTCGTGaatttattctttatattttgagaTACCTTAGTGAAAATCGTGACTCCGCAATTGGCCAGACACAAATATATAGTAACACTGCTTTCCCTAATTCTTCTCCTTGTGAGAAAATTATTACTTACACTTAAAActagataacaattaaacttataagtggttttaaggatatgtgatttcacctgGCACAAACTGAGAAATATTAGAATTAATgttagaaattaactgtaaaataaagcaaaccaatATAATGAGCGGTTATGGCCTTCGAGCTAGATCGCCCTCGAACCAAGAGAGtatgttaaataaaatatgaacTAAACAGCAGAGCATAAGAGAAAAtgtaatatattgctttgttatGCGTAAATATAATGATtacaaaatgattagaacccctttatatagtaaagGAATTCTacttatgtcacgacccagatttcccaccgtcgagatcgtgatggcgcctactcttgaaagctaggcaagccgacatatAAATTTTACCACATTAATTGTTAATCAGAACATGAATAAATAATAGCTAAAGCCAAACAGAGATAAAGTGCGAAAATTTTATAACAGTCTAACAACTCTAATATGTGACtaccccaatgatctggtgtcatAATCCACGAACGTCTAAGAAATTCAACAAACATAGGTTTAAAAGAAATACATCTGTTCTCAAAATAGAAAGAGATAGGAAATCCAAAATGGGGAAGAAAGGGACTCCAAGGTCTTcgaacgccagcagatctaccttgggtctcccatggactgaaggcagcaacccacaCTCTACACACGAGGTCCGGCACcgaaatctgcatagaaagtgcagagtgcagtatcagtacaaccaaccccatgtactggtaagtgtcgagcctaacctcggcaaaatagtgacgaggctaggacacgacaccaatataaacatgtgcagttaaatcagaTATGAGACAGTAATAACAACAGAAATTTAACAAAACATAACGGGAAGAGaaaacatgctgggggaaataTCAAGTTCTGACAGTAATACAGTAAAGAAGCAAGGTAAATATTAAACTTTGAaccaacagaaatgataacacAACAATacatgcacgacatcactcttagtgcttttactctcattctcaccataaaaatcaatagaaacggcacgacatcatccttcatgcattaaatctctcataatcatggtacgacatcacccttcgtgcattaactctctcataatcatggcacggtaTTACCCTTCGTGCGTTAACACTCACAGAAATATGGTACGGAATCatccttcgtacattaacactctctcacaatatcgtgcacgacatcaccctacgtgctttacactcttcctcacccaaacaatagaaacacaacatcccagcaagggaatcatCGATAACCAATCTCATTTCAATagttaacttcacaaaataagtctcaacttgagtcTATACTCAACAATGATCAAATACCAAGAAAATATCATAGAACTTGTTTaacatggataatcatcaatttaaatATTAACAATACATAATAAGAGTCACAACAATCACAGTATAAGACTCATttgcatgctcgacaccaacgtatagatactcgtcagcacacctatatgtcgtactcaacactaacacATAGTAATTAAgacacaacacctattccctcaagctaaggttagatgatcatgcccaactatgccttataaaaaggacaaaacgatcgttgcaaatataatctgactTACAaatccggagtcgaatcccacagagaactaaggcttagctacagttgttcactatcaccaagaatacaagcttgaacaattcaTAACTTATAGATAtcaagattcttgtgtttaactaactaactatcaaattaaaataataaattaacactaaagatactacaggttggagaaaagattaaggaggtctagagttatgatttccccaattgtcggaatccttcccgctatgtcttcaaTAATTTCActtaagtattctctaccgatcatgagcgctctgcatgttgtaattctctcccgagtaattacgaaaatttactagacatactctcccgagttacgctagctagatttaattacagctcacttagatcgcacacaaggtttcgttatccctaatcccacctttaaacccttggttattgattcctcacatacgtcgggagtgatgttgttcaacaactacctaaatatgcactctcttccgAGTAATACATACAAAATAGGCACAggtaattgagggcccttcaatcaaccacaagaataatatagttgaacaaatagagagaatactacggctcaattatataaaagcataacaagaatttatcttacaaaaggttccatcaaaaccctaaataataaattagttattcataatagtatgtaaaactacaatactaaaagtcataactaacaatgaaaaataggaagaggaaggaaaaactggtagaagaattccccgccttgctcctattgtgtctctgcctccttaggtcgaatctgtgtcaaaaatTGGTCTCCTCAGCCTCcctaggtctaaattatgtccaACCCCTTAAAAATAcagttttccatgtatatataccaagtagggtcggacccaaacaattataccttctcctacgggAAAAAAGGACAATATTTCATGTCTGGACTGCCGCAGGCGCGGTTAACCTCGGTACGGGCGCGGTACATTGCAAGGCTACTGCCTCAGCCCGCCTCAGGTCCGCGGTTGCGGTTTCAATCGCGGTTTTCACCTTGTtctgtttggaatttggaaaacataaaacatgaaagttgtagcccttttaattagctttccaacaatatattgtggagACCAAATGGAGTTCTAAGAAAAATGTTATGTACATTtaactagacagtgcgcaatatgcctactcgattcttcgttttgttgctctatcatccgttgatccccgaatacgatccaggcttaattccttgggcttttactcagacttcaaaggtctaaatcacttgaattcattccataatatctacatagctcggaatcactcctagaAGGCATAacacacacaattagtgcaagacaCTAGCAATTAAAtatcaaactcaattaaagtgcagtaaatttgagtgtaataagcgactaaaatacgtaactatatcctatcatcaacaccccacacttaaaccattgctcgtcctcga includes the following:
- the LOC107819921 gene encoding subtilisin-like protease yields the protein MAQYRSTLTIVGLIFLFSSFTTNANERPVDERPKEKQSNSQVYIVHCEFPDREGASRYQDLDSWYLSFLPATTSDSSREAPRLIYSYRNVLTGFAAKLSPDDLKEMEKKEGFISARPERQLDLHTTHSLNFLGLHQNMGFWNDSNYGKGVIIGVIDTGVFPDHPSFSDDGMPPPPAKWKGKCEFDVPKCNNKLIGARYFQSSGDGTPLDEDGHGTHTASTAAGNFVPGANIFGNANGTAAGVAPLAHVAIYKVCSPITCSESDTLAAMDMAIEDGVDVLSLSLGRLTSNFYSDNIAVGAFSAMERGIFVSCSAGNSGPYRFTISNEAPWILTVGASTIDRKIKATAVLGNNKEYDGESAFQPSDFPPTLLPLAYPGNDASDSYAKFCTPDSLNNMNVMGKIVLCEVGNTTRVNKGKAVKAAGGVAMILMNTELQANTTSAEAHVLPVTHVSYADGLKIKEYINSTLIPTATIVFKGTIIGDDRAPVVAGFSSRGPNFASPGILKPDIIGPGVNILAAWHISLENNINTNSYFNMISGTSMSCPHLSGVAALLKSVHPDWSPAAIKSAIMTTADILNLGLDFIEDQTYNPASVLATGSGHVNPSKANDPGLIYDIEPADYVPYLCGLNYTDAQVGIILNRKVSCSEITSILEGQLNYPSFSIKVTVSSTAQTYSRTVTNVGQANSIYSVEIDSPPGVDVKVEPTTLAFSEVNQKLIYQVTFTPSGTIPSTSYNQGSLKWISDKHIVRSPIAVRFLFF
- the LOC107819923 gene encoding LOW QUALITY PROTEIN: subtilisin-like protease 4 (The sequence of the model RefSeq protein was modified relative to this genomic sequence to represent the inferred CDS: inserted 3 bases in 2 codons; deleted 1 base in 1 codon), whose translation is MDLESYYHSFLPKTTTISSSENEEPRMIYSYHNVMKGFAARLTAAQVKEMEKKQGFVSAQPQRILPLHTTHTPSFLGLQQNMGLWKDSNYGKGVIIGVLDTGIFPDHPSFSDVGMPPPPAKWKGVCESNFTTKCNNKLIGLRXLINLPNSSPIDDDGHGTHTAGTAAGAFVKGANVYGNANGTAVGVAPLAHIAIYKVCTSDGCADVDILAAMDAAIDDGVDILSISIGGSRSSPFHNDPIALGAYSATERGILVSCSAGNNGPSNGFVTNDAPWILTVGASTHDRKLKATVKLGNKEEFEGESAYRPKTSNSTFFLLFDAGKNASDEFEAPYRKPGSLTDPAIRGKIVLCLVGGGVRRVDKGQAVKDAGGVGMIIINEPDDGVTKSADALVLPSLDVSDVSGTKIQAYMNSTSNPVATITFQGTIIGDKNAPIVASFSARGPSVASPGILKPDIIGPGVNILAAWPTSLDDNKNTKSTFNIISGTSMSCPHLSGIAALLKSAHPNWSPAAIKSAIMTTADTLNLAKNPILDERLIPADIFAIGXHVNPSRANDPGLIYDTPFEDYVPYLCGLNYTNREVGSLLQRKLDCLKVKSIPEAQLNYPSFSIKLGSTPQTYTRTVTNVGDATSTYKLEIVSPKGVAINVNPSQLIFSKLNQKLTYQVTFSKTTNNSNTDDVVQGFLKWTSNRHFVRSPIAAVFV